The following coding sequences are from one Shewanella violacea DSS12 window:
- a CDS encoding riboflavin synthase, with protein MFTGIVQATCEVVAINKKDGLNTLEIAMEAELREGLITGASVANNGVCLTVTRLEDDRVFFDVMEETLAVTNLTKLQVGSQVNIERSLTFGSEIGGHILSGHIHTQAKVRGLSNTEQHYNIELELDKKWMNYILYKGFVGVNGCSLTVGETTANGFMLHLIPETLKLTNLDVIQLGDILNIEIDSQTQAIVDTVERVLALRGIKG; from the coding sequence ATGTTTACAGGTATAGTTCAAGCCACGTGTGAAGTGGTTGCGATAAATAAGAAAGATGGCTTAAATACGCTTGAGATCGCTATGGAAGCCGAATTACGTGAAGGGCTCATAACAGGCGCAAGTGTTGCGAACAACGGGGTCTGCTTAACGGTTACACGACTTGAAGATGATAGGGTGTTTTTTGATGTAATGGAAGAGACATTGGCCGTGACCAATCTCACAAAATTACAAGTTGGTTCCCAGGTGAACATAGAAAGGTCTCTAACGTTCGGCAGTGAGATTGGTGGGCATATTCTCTCTGGGCATATACATACTCAGGCAAAAGTTCGTGGGCTCAGTAATACAGAGCAACATTATAATATCGAGCTTGAACTCGATAAGAAGTGGATGAATTACATTCTTTATAAAGGCTTCGTGGGAGTCAATGGATGTAGCCTTACCGTAGGGGAAACTACTGCCAATGGTTTTATGCTGCATTTAATCCCGGAAACATTAAAACTAACCAATCTGGATGTGATCCAGCTCGGCGACATATTGAATATAGAGATAGACAGTCAAACACAGGCGATAGTCGATACGGTTGAGCGCGTGCTTGCACTAAGAGGCATCAAGGGCTAG
- a CDS encoding phosphoethanolamine transferase: MLSRFKNPTVIQFTLFISVFYVVVFNIPFFRIVQTGIAKQGEVDPLFIATLPVFLILAFSFLFSLFSFKYLLKPFFICLTLLSSSVFFAALQYGVVFDYGMIENAVQTNSAEASTYINLSSVVNFLFTGLLPSYAICKLNIRYKPVIKELLYKFAFMLLMLVGIGVIGFFYYQNYVSFGRNNDELKRFIIPTYVLGSIVNYTNTNYLQTPLEYKQIGLDAVNVTKDTNKKPNLVVMVLGETARAMNYEYYGYDKPTNTYTKPYGLTAFMNTTSCGTATAVSVPCMFSKMTRKDYDAREAKAQDGVMDVLQHGGIQLLWLDNDSGCKGVCNRVPHLIVKLDSYPKLCNGHNCLDQVLLNELDKALAELKDQDSLLVLHIMGSHGPTYYLRYPEEHRTFTPDCQRSDIQNCSNEALMNNYDNTILYTDYILAQVVEKLIDQQERFDTGMIYVSDHGESLGEKGMYLHGAPYAIAPDEQTHVPMLTWFSDDFASENSLDMTCLRKKARVGGFSHDNIFDSLLGIMNIKTQVYDKKMDMFSGCRLAN, from the coding sequence GTGCTATCTCGTTTTAAAAATCCAACAGTTATTCAATTTACTTTATTCATCTCTGTTTTCTATGTTGTTGTGTTCAACATACCTTTCTTCAGGATAGTACAAACAGGCATAGCGAAACAGGGGGAAGTAGACCCTCTGTTTATTGCGACGCTTCCCGTATTTTTAATATTGGCCTTTAGCTTTCTCTTTTCATTATTTAGTTTTAAATACCTGTTAAAGCCCTTTTTCATTTGCCTTACCTTACTTTCTTCCAGTGTGTTTTTTGCGGCGTTGCAATACGGTGTCGTGTTTGACTATGGGATGATTGAGAATGCTGTGCAGACAAATTCGGCTGAGGCGTCTACCTATATTAACTTGTCATCAGTGGTCAACTTTCTGTTTACGGGCTTATTACCTTCTTATGCAATATGTAAACTCAACATCAGATATAAGCCTGTGATTAAGGAGTTATTGTATAAATTTGCTTTCATGCTACTAATGCTTGTTGGTATCGGGGTCATTGGCTTCTTTTATTATCAGAATTACGTGTCTTTTGGTCGTAATAACGATGAGTTAAAACGTTTCATAATTCCGACTTATGTACTTGGTTCAATAGTTAATTATACCAATACCAACTATTTACAGACTCCATTAGAGTATAAGCAAATAGGTTTAGACGCGGTTAATGTGACCAAAGACACGAACAAGAAACCCAACTTGGTGGTGATGGTCCTAGGTGAAACTGCCAGAGCGATGAACTATGAATATTATGGTTATGATAAACCCACTAACACGTATACCAAGCCCTACGGACTGACAGCATTCATGAATACGACTTCATGTGGTACGGCTACCGCAGTTTCTGTGCCTTGTATGTTTTCTAAGATGACCCGCAAAGACTATGATGCCAGAGAAGCCAAGGCACAAGATGGTGTCATGGATGTTTTACAACATGGCGGTATACAACTGCTGTGGCTCGATAATGACAGTGGCTGTAAAGGGGTATGTAATAGGGTGCCACATCTGATCGTCAAGCTAGATAGTTATCCTAAGCTTTGTAATGGACACAACTGTTTAGATCAGGTGTTGTTGAATGAGTTGGATAAAGCACTGGCAGAACTCAAGGATCAGGATAGTTTGTTGGTATTACACATCATGGGCTCTCATGGGCCGACATATTACTTACGCTATCCTGAGGAGCACAGAACGTTTACCCCTGACTGTCAAAGAAGTGATATTCAAAACTGCAGTAATGAAGCTTTGATGAATAACTATGATAATACCATTCTCTATACCGACTATATTCTTGCCCAAGTCGTCGAGAAACTTATAGATCAACAAGAGAGATTCGATACCGGCATGATCTATGTGTCAGACCATGGGGAATCATTGGGTGAAAAAGGCATGTACCTACATGGCGCACCCTATGCCATTGCCCCAGACGAACAGACACACGTCCCTATGTTGACCTGGTTTTCTGATGACTTTGCATCTGAAAATAGCTTAGACATGACTTGTCTCAGGAAAAAGGCCAGAGTCGGTGGCTTTTCCCATGATAATATTTTTGACTCTTTACTGGGGATTATGAACATAAAAACCCAAGTCTATGATAAAAAAATGGATATGTTCAGTGGGTGTAGATTGGCTAATTAA
- a CDS encoding pteridine reductase, translating to MQQWALVTGAAKRIGREIAIKLHSSGYNVIIHYATSADLAQSLCNELNQIRENSCVTVQAYLSTEEGINKLVKAAAKETLSIVINNASEFYRTPLNDTQFKDSQHLLTVNLLAPYYIAQKLYPTLRENKGIIINLLDIHGQKPLKEHGLYSISKAALQMATLSLAQEMGPDVRVNGIAPGAILWPENSHCDAQESIIKQIPLAKCGSPADIANTVQFLVDSPYISGQIIAIDGGRTATGYQGA from the coding sequence ATGCAGCAATGGGCGTTAGTGACAGGAGCAGCAAAACGAATAGGTCGTGAGATAGCAATAAAACTGCACTCTAGTGGCTACAATGTCATTATTCACTACGCAACTTCAGCAGATTTAGCCCAATCACTGTGCAATGAACTAAACCAAATAAGGGAAAACTCTTGTGTCACAGTGCAAGCCTACCTTTCTACAGAGGAAGGCATAAACAAGTTAGTTAAGGCTGCGGCTAAAGAGACCTTGTCGATTGTCATCAATAATGCATCTGAGTTCTACCGGACGCCTTTAAACGACACTCAGTTTAAGGACAGCCAACATCTATTAACGGTTAACCTTCTGGCCCCCTATTATATAGCCCAAAAACTCTATCCTACATTAAGAGAAAACAAGGGGATAATCATTAACCTACTAGACATCCATGGCCAGAAACCACTTAAAGAACATGGGTTATATTCTATCTCTAAAGCGGCCTTACAGATGGCGACCTTGTCATTAGCCCAAGAGATGGGCCCAGATGTCAGAGTCAATGGCATAGCACCCGGCGCAATACTTTGGCCAGAAAATAGTCACTGTGATGCTCAAGAATCTATAATTAAACAAATACCTTTGGCTAAATGTGGTTCACCGGCAGACATAGCAAACACGGTTCAATTTTTAGTTGATAGCCCTTATATCTCAGGACAAATTATCGCTATAGATGGCGGCCGCACAGCGACAGGCTATCAAGGAGCATAA
- the infC gene encoding translation initiation factor IF-3: MKIKKTAGRQAAPNRINELITGVQEVRLNGLEGEPIGVVSISEAQELADEAGVDLVEISPNAEPPVCRIMDYGKFLFDKAKAQKEQKKKQKIVQVKEVKFRPGTDENDYQVKLRNLNRFLTDGDKAKVTLRFRGREMAHQNLGMKLLNRIKDDLAEIAVVESFPKMEGRQAVMVLAPKKK, from the coding sequence ATAAAGATCAAAAAAACAGCAGGGCGCCAGGCGGCCCCGAATAGAATAAACGAACTCATCACCGGCGTGCAGGAAGTACGATTGAACGGTCTAGAAGGTGAGCCTATTGGAGTTGTCTCAATTAGCGAAGCACAGGAATTGGCTGATGAAGCTGGTGTAGACCTGGTTGAAATTAGTCCTAACGCTGAGCCGCCGGTTTGCCGTATAATGGACTATGGAAAGTTCCTTTTTGATAAAGCGAAAGCTCAGAAAGAACAAAAAAAGAAGCAGAAAATCGTTCAGGTGAAGGAAGTTAAATTCCGTCCCGGTACCGATGAAAACGATTATCAGGTAAAACTACGCAACCTGAATCGTTTTCTAACTGACGGTGACAAGGCGAAAGTTACGCTGCGTTTCCGTGGTCGTGAGATGGCTCACCAAAATCTTGGTATGAAACTTTTGAATCGTATCAAAGATGATTTGGCTGAGATAGCAGTAGTTGAGTCCTTCCCGAAAATGGAAGGTCGCCAAGCTGTGATGGTACTCGCGCCGAAAAAGAAATAG
- a CDS encoding bifunctional acetate--CoA ligase family protein/GNAT family N-acetyltransferase has protein sequence MSQRTLHSLFNPKSVAIIGASNTEKRAGNVIMRNLLAGGFSGPIMPVTPKYQAVLGVLAYPSIEALPLKPDLAIICTAADKVPSIVETLAQFGCKTAIINASGMGQQVDEMGINLLTLAKNNAKRYGMRLLGPNSLGMMLPNLGLNASLAHTSALPGKIAFVSQSAAICTTVLDWANNKGIGFSCFISLGDTTDIDFDELLDYLGRDSRTSAIMLYIDSISEKRHFLSAARAASRNKPILVIKSGRSLEGTKAAKLHTGGRTGNDAVYEAAFRRAGMLRVNDLIELFAAVETLAHSSPLLGERLAIITNGGGPAVLALDQLMLGGGKSTQLDDENFQALNQVLPSTWSGQNPIDIGGDADAERYTKAVEIMMDSNLADAILVLHSPSALGDSVEIADRLSKMVANHPNRKKVNILTNWSGEDAAYLARKYFNKAGLPTYRTPEGAVGAFMHMVEYRRNQKLLQEVPQSIPDNIPTNAYKAKAALTKAKQRGKKILETHESQEILSAYGLKTIDTYVAQDPHSAAEIAQNVGYPVALKVQSPDIQHKSDVHGVMLNLSTKEEVMQAAIAIKERVLSANPDARIEGLLVQKMALTAGAQEIRVAVINDPVFGPAILLGEGGSEWEPSTDAVVALPPLNMTLARYMVIQALKTKKLRDRHLPLGLDMNALCVMLTQISHLVIDCPDIASMDLNPVLCAGENITMLDVSIQLNEFPQDNASRLAISPYPKELEQIARLKNGQEVMLRPILPEDEPKHLAFDNSLSDEDRYKRYFGVRSKMTHEEMAVLTQIDYAREMAFIATSRGEDGEEITLGAIRASIDPDNTQAEFAMAVRSDHQGQGLGRLLLEKLIAYYKTNETQELTGFTMFENRSMANLAKRLGFTVTFDMEERLIRMDMQLK, from the coding sequence ATGAGTCAGCGTACGTTACATAGCCTATTTAACCCCAAGTCCGTCGCCATTATTGGAGCATCAAATACCGAAAAGCGTGCTGGAAACGTCATCATGAGGAACTTACTCGCAGGCGGTTTTTCTGGTCCTATCATGCCAGTAACCCCAAAGTACCAAGCTGTACTCGGTGTCCTCGCCTACCCCAGTATTGAAGCTCTGCCATTGAAACCTGACTTAGCCATAATCTGTACCGCAGCGGACAAGGTACCAAGCATTGTCGAAACCTTAGCTCAGTTTGGCTGTAAGACTGCCATTATTAATGCTTCGGGTATGGGCCAACAGGTAGATGAGATGGGCATAAACCTGCTAACTCTGGCCAAAAATAATGCTAAGCGCTACGGCATGCGCCTCCTTGGACCAAACAGTTTAGGTATGATGCTGCCTAATTTAGGCTTAAATGCCAGTTTGGCTCATACCAGTGCATTACCAGGGAAAATAGCCTTCGTGTCACAATCCGCGGCAATATGTACTACGGTACTCGATTGGGCCAATAATAAAGGGATCGGCTTCTCCTGTTTTATTTCTCTGGGTGATACTACTGATATCGATTTTGATGAGCTTCTCGATTATTTAGGCAGAGACTCACGCACCAGTGCAATCATGCTTTATATCGATTCTATTAGCGAGAAGCGCCATTTCCTCTCTGCCGCACGCGCGGCTTCACGTAATAAACCCATATTGGTAATAAAATCTGGACGTAGTTTAGAGGGAACCAAGGCTGCTAAACTTCACACAGGTGGACGCACGGGCAACGATGCAGTTTATGAAGCCGCTTTCCGACGCGCCGGTATGCTGAGGGTTAATGACTTAATCGAACTCTTTGCCGCCGTAGAAACCTTAGCTCACTCCTCCCCACTTCTCGGTGAACGGCTGGCCATTATCACTAATGGAGGTGGGCCTGCGGTACTCGCTTTAGACCAACTCATGCTCGGCGGTGGGAAATCAACTCAACTTGATGATGAGAATTTCCAAGCCCTCAACCAAGTACTCCCCTCGACGTGGTCAGGGCAAAACCCGATAGATATTGGCGGAGACGCCGATGCAGAACGATATACTAAAGCGGTTGAAATCATGATGGACAGTAATTTAGCTGATGCCATCTTGGTGCTGCACTCGCCTTCAGCACTGGGGGATAGCGTAGAAATAGCCGACCGATTATCTAAGATGGTCGCTAACCACCCTAATAGAAAAAAGGTCAATATCCTCACTAACTGGAGTGGCGAAGACGCCGCTTATCTGGCACGTAAATATTTTAATAAAGCCGGGCTGCCAACATACCGCACACCAGAGGGAGCCGTAGGTGCCTTTATGCATATGGTTGAGTACCGAAGAAACCAGAAACTCCTGCAAGAAGTGCCTCAATCGATACCGGATAACATTCCAACAAATGCATACAAGGCGAAAGCGGCACTCACAAAAGCCAAACAACGAGGGAAAAAAATCTTAGAAACCCATGAGTCTCAAGAGATCTTAAGTGCCTATGGCTTAAAAACCATTGACACCTATGTCGCCCAAGATCCTCATTCAGCAGCAGAAATAGCACAAAACGTTGGCTATCCGGTAGCCTTAAAGGTGCAATCGCCTGATATTCAACATAAATCAGATGTCCATGGAGTCATGCTCAACTTAAGCACTAAAGAAGAGGTGATGCAGGCTGCAATTGCCATTAAAGAACGTGTGTTATCGGCAAATCCAGATGCTCGTATAGAAGGCCTTTTAGTACAGAAGATGGCATTAACAGCCGGAGCCCAGGAGATCCGTGTCGCGGTCATCAATGACCCTGTTTTTGGTCCAGCAATCTTACTCGGAGAAGGTGGCTCCGAATGGGAACCGTCAACCGATGCTGTGGTTGCTCTGCCCCCCTTGAACATGACTTTAGCCAGGTACATGGTGATCCAAGCACTGAAAACGAAGAAACTTAGAGATCGTCATCTTCCTTTGGGCCTGGATATGAATGCACTCTGTGTGATGTTGACACAAATATCTCATCTGGTGATCGATTGTCCCGACATCGCCAGTATGGATCTTAACCCTGTGCTATGTGCAGGCGAAAATATTACTATGCTAGATGTGAGCATACAGCTCAATGAGTTCCCCCAGGATAACGCCTCTCGTCTCGCCATTTCCCCCTACCCCAAGGAGCTGGAACAAATCGCTAGATTGAAAAATGGTCAAGAAGTGATGTTGAGGCCCATTTTGCCGGAAGATGAACCTAAGCATCTGGCATTCGACAACTCTCTGTCTGATGAGGATAGGTATAAACGCTACTTCGGTGTACGCTCAAAAATGACCCACGAAGAGATGGCGGTGTTAACTCAAATCGATTACGCCCGGGAGATGGCCTTTATTGCCACGTCCAGAGGCGAAGATGGAGAAGAGATAACCTTAGGCGCAATACGGGCCTCAATCGATCCAGATAATACCCAAGCTGAATTTGCAATGGCTGTGAGGAGTGATCATCAAGGACAAGGCTTAGGCAGACTCTTGTTAGAAAAGCTGATCGCATACTACAAGACTAATGAAACTCAAGAACTCACAGGATTTACCATGTTTGAGAATCGCAGTATGGCGAATCTGGCCAAACGCCTTGGTTTTACTGTGACCTTCGATATGGAAGAGCGCTTAATCAGGATGGATATGCAGCTGAAATAG
- a CDS encoding CPXCG motif-containing cysteine-rich protein, whose product MKFSTQTISCPHCGHHQHIDVDGTCGDQDYYDDCRICCNPIHLRLHLDEARHKIELYIDSGDEQIY is encoded by the coding sequence ATGAAGTTTTCCACTCAAACAATCAGTTGCCCTCACTGCGGGCACCATCAACATATCGATGTCGATGGCACCTGCGGCGATCAAGATTATTATGACGATTGCCGAATCTGTTGTAATCCAATACATCTAAGACTGCACCTCGATGAGGCTCGCCATAAAATAGAGCTATATATTGATTCAGGTGACGAACAGATATACTGA
- a CDS encoding MATE family efflux transporter: MNQFGFQAKRLVQLALPVLIAQVTQTMMGFIDTVMAGRVSAVDMAAVAIGTSLWLPALLFVQGLLLAFTPVFAHHHGANNQKAIQPLAFQAAYIAIIGSIGVILFLSFAETIFNIMQLDPELAHLSIGYLNGFTWGVPAYVLYQVLRGCSEGISYTLPTMVIGFVGLAVNIPANYIFIYGHFGIEPMGGAGCGIATALVFWAMLISMVIYMQLDKRFKELAPFKSFHKPQWQTIWDMTKHGFPIAMALFFEVSLFAIIALLLAPLGANVVAGHQIAMNFSSIVFMIPLSIGIAVSIRVGYYLGQDKSEISALVTKVGLIISFTLAILTAIITVLFRTKIAHLYNSNPEVVTLAGSLMFFAALYQLSDSVQVVAAGALRGYKDTRSALYITLVSYWAIGMVIGYILARTDILVPAMGAQGFWIGLIAGLTSAAILFALRLRYIQRSGFKKAALEGNTA, from the coding sequence ATGAATCAATTCGGCTTTCAGGCCAAACGTTTAGTACAACTAGCACTACCTGTACTCATAGCCCAAGTAACCCAAACTATGATGGGTTTTATTGACACTGTTATGGCGGGTCGAGTCAGTGCTGTCGATATGGCTGCCGTTGCAATAGGAACTAGCCTTTGGTTACCTGCACTGCTATTCGTTCAGGGATTATTACTCGCGTTTACCCCTGTGTTTGCCCATCATCATGGGGCAAACAACCAAAAAGCGATACAACCTCTGGCCTTTCAAGCTGCCTATATTGCCATAATAGGCAGTATAGGTGTGATCCTGTTTCTAAGTTTTGCTGAAACTATCTTTAACATTATGCAGTTAGATCCAGAACTGGCACATCTCAGTATTGGGTATCTCAACGGATTCACCTGGGGCGTACCTGCATACGTACTTTATCAAGTGCTTAGAGGCTGCAGCGAAGGCATCTCCTACACACTACCGACTATGGTGATAGGATTTGTCGGTTTGGCAGTCAATATCCCAGCTAACTATATCTTTATCTATGGCCACTTTGGCATAGAGCCTATGGGCGGTGCCGGCTGTGGTATTGCGACAGCTTTAGTATTTTGGGCCATGCTGATTTCTATGGTCATCTATATGCAACTGGATAAACGCTTTAAAGAGTTAGCGCCCTTTAAGTCATTCCACAAGCCACAATGGCAGACTATTTGGGATATGACTAAGCATGGGTTTCCCATTGCCATGGCGCTCTTTTTCGAAGTTAGCCTATTTGCTATTATTGCCCTCCTACTCGCTCCACTCGGGGCAAATGTTGTTGCAGGGCATCAAATTGCAATGAACTTTTCATCAATCGTATTCATGATCCCCCTTTCTATAGGCATCGCGGTATCCATACGTGTTGGTTATTATTTAGGCCAAGATAAAAGTGAGATTTCGGCACTGGTAACTAAAGTAGGCTTAATCATCTCTTTTACTCTAGCCATACTGACTGCAATTATCACTGTGCTTTTCAGAACTAAGATAGCCCATCTATATAATAGTAATCCCGAGGTGGTCACTTTGGCCGGAAGCTTAATGTTCTTTGCCGCACTCTATCAATTATCAGACTCGGTACAAGTTGTAGCCGCCGGTGCTCTACGTGGTTACAAGGATACTCGCAGCGCCCTTTATATTACTTTAGTGTCTTATTGGGCTATTGGCATGGTTATAGGTTACATACTTGCCAGAACAGATATTCTAGTACCTGCCATGGGCGCACAAGGATTCTGGATAGGATTGATAGCTGGACTCACGAGTGCGGCAATATTATTTGCACTAAGATTGCGTTATATCCAGAGGTCAGGTTTCAAAAAAGCAGCTTTAGAAGGTAACACTGCTTAG
- a CDS encoding GGDEF domain-containing protein: MNLAKHLTDIELSAKILRHAVPKMSELNIPVTPVNYAVWYEYYLGINLDLKRAIDGLISNGITFCTEVNDGLHQNFIQEKSPEVIENVQIETQIIINSLLNKVSKLTQGTANFSNTLSDFSQELKQKPDVEVLNTLINSLVDNIEGVVLSNKQMQGSLNIMRDEVSSLKSEMENLNLVAMTDQLTSLNNRRSFEDEVMKHMQKYTQSQSPSCMLLIDIDHFKRFNDAHGHLVGDKVLAYVALALKQVVKGTDFVARYGGEEFVILLPNTQLTDALVVAEQLRTAISERKLTLGKDKKLSLGSITVSLGVSTLNIGDNRESYFVRADEALYRAKSSGRNCVCSE, encoded by the coding sequence ATGAATTTAGCGAAACACCTGACAGATATCGAATTGTCTGCAAAAATCCTTAGGCATGCAGTGCCTAAAATGTCTGAACTCAATATTCCCGTCACACCGGTCAATTACGCTGTTTGGTATGAATATTATCTGGGGATTAATTTAGACCTTAAACGTGCCATCGATGGTCTTATCTCAAACGGTATTACGTTTTGTACGGAAGTGAATGATGGGCTTCACCAGAATTTTATTCAAGAAAAATCACCGGAAGTGATCGAGAACGTCCAAATTGAAACTCAAATCATCATTAATAGTTTACTGAACAAAGTCAGTAAGTTGACTCAAGGTACAGCTAACTTTTCCAACACTTTATCTGATTTTAGCCAAGAGCTGAAACAAAAACCCGATGTCGAAGTACTTAACACACTTATCAATAGCCTAGTCGATAATATAGAAGGCGTGGTGTTAAGTAATAAGCAGATGCAGGGCAGCTTAAATATCATGCGTGATGAGGTGAGTTCGCTAAAAAGCGAGATGGAAAACTTAAACCTGGTGGCCATGACAGATCAACTGACATCACTCAATAATCGGCGTAGTTTCGAGGATGAAGTGATGAAGCACATGCAAAAATATACTCAATCTCAGTCTCCAAGTTGTATGCTCTTGATAGATATCGATCATTTTAAACGGTTTAATGATGCTCATGGTCACTTAGTCGGGGATAAAGTGCTTGCCTATGTGGCATTAGCCTTGAAACAAGTGGTGAAGGGGACCGATTTTGTTGCTCGTTATGGAGGCGAAGAATTTGTTATCTTGCTACCTAATACACAGCTAACAGATGCATTGGTTGTGGCCGAGCAGCTACGTACAGCGATATCTGAGCGTAAATTAACCTTAGGCAAGGATAAGAAATTGTCTTTGGGTTCCATTACCGTATCGTTGGGAGTATCGACTCTTAATATTGGTGACAATCGAGAAAGCTATTTTGTCAGGGCCGATGAAGCACTTTATCGCGCTAAGTCGTCGGGAAGAAACTGTGTTTGTAGTGAGTAA
- the thrS gene encoding threonine--tRNA ligase — MPVITLPDGSKREFANPVSTLDVAADIGPGLAKACIAGRVNGELKDACDIIDTDSELSIITAKDEEGVQILRHSCAHLLGHAFKQLWPEAKMAIGPVIDNGFYYDIDLEHKLTQEDIDALQKRMTQLAKTNYKVEKKVGSWQVARDTFEARGETYKMAILDENISQDDQPALYHHEEYVDMCGGPHVPNMRFCQNFKLMSVAGAYWRGNSDNKMLQRVYGTAWADKKALKVHLNRLEEAAKRDHRKIGKQLDLYHMQEEAPGMVFWHNDGWRLFLELETFIRQKLGQYTYQEVKGPLMMDRVLWERSGHWDKYSEAMFTTKSENREYAIKPMNCPGHVQIFNQGLKSYRDLPLRMAEFGCCHRNEPSGSLHGLMRVRGFTQDDAHIFCTEDQVQQEVSACIQMVYDTYETFGFKNIVVKLSTRPEQRIGDDEMWDRAEEALKQALTANDIEFEILPGEGAFYGPKIEFTLHDCLDRAWQCGTVQLDYALPGRLGATYVAEDNSRQTPVMIHRAILGSLERFLGILIEEYAGKFPTWLAPMQVVVMNITDKQSNYADEVVNLLKENGIRASKDLRNEKIGFKIREHTLRRVPYLLVVGDQEMENKEVAVRTRDGVDLGKMRIEEFAAKINKQISLRSLILLED; from the coding sequence ATGCCTGTTATTACACTTCCTGATGGGAGCAAACGTGAGTTTGCTAACCCGGTTTCTACTCTAGATGTTGCCGCCGACATCGGCCCTGGTCTTGCGAAAGCTTGTATCGCCGGTCGAGTGAATGGTGAGCTTAAAGATGCTTGCGACATCATAGACACAGATTCTGAGTTATCGATCATCACAGCTAAAGACGAAGAGGGTGTACAGATACTTCGTCATTCATGTGCTCATCTACTCGGTCATGCATTCAAGCAATTATGGCCAGAAGCTAAGATGGCTATCGGTCCGGTGATCGATAATGGTTTCTATTATGATATCGATCTTGAGCACAAGCTGACCCAGGAAGACATAGATGCGCTACAGAAGCGCATGACTCAACTTGCAAAGACAAACTATAAAGTTGAGAAAAAAGTGGGTAGCTGGCAAGTCGCCCGCGACACATTTGAAGCACGCGGCGAGACGTACAAGATGGCCATCTTGGATGAGAACATAAGTCAAGATGACCAGCCTGCGCTATATCATCATGAAGAATATGTCGATATGTGCGGTGGACCTCATGTACCAAACATGAGATTTTGTCAAAACTTCAAGTTGATGAGCGTTGCCGGTGCATATTGGCGCGGTAACTCTGATAACAAGATGTTGCAACGTGTCTACGGTACGGCATGGGCAGATAAGAAAGCCCTTAAGGTACACCTGAATCGCTTGGAAGAAGCGGCTAAGCGTGACCACCGTAAGATAGGCAAGCAACTCGATTTGTATCATATGCAAGAAGAAGCGCCTGGTATGGTGTTTTGGCATAATGATGGTTGGAGGTTATTTCTTGAACTTGAGACCTTCATTCGTCAAAAGCTAGGTCAGTACACTTATCAGGAAGTGAAAGGTCCACTAATGATGGACCGCGTACTTTGGGAACGCTCAGGACACTGGGATAAGTACTCAGAGGCCATGTTCACTACTAAGTCTGAAAATCGTGAGTATGCAATTAAGCCAATGAACTGTCCGGGACACGTACAGATTTTTAATCAGGGGCTTAAATCATATCGCGATCTTCCACTGCGTATGGCCGAGTTCGGTTGTTGTCATCGTAATGAACCATCGGGTTCACTCCATGGCTTAATGCGAGTTCGTGGTTTCACTCAAGATGATGCCCATATTTTCTGTACCGAAGATCAGGTACAACAAGAAGTCAGCGCCTGTATTCAGATGGTGTACGACACTTACGAAACATTTGGCTTTAAAAATATCGTGGTGAAACTCTCGACTCGTCCAGAACAGCGTATCGGTGACGATGAGATGTGGGATAGAGCCGAAGAAGCACTTAAGCAAGCTCTGACAGCCAATGACATCGAATTTGAGATCTTACCTGGGGAAGGTGCCTTCTACGGACCTAAAATTGAATTCACTTTGCATGACTGTTTAGATCGCGCTTGGCAGTGTGGTACGGTGCAACTCGATTATGCACTTCCTGGTCGTTTAGGCGCCACTTACGTTGCCGAAGACAACAGTCGACAGACACCTGTGATGATTCATCGTGCAATATTAGGCTCACTTGAGCGTTTCCTAGGTATTCTTATCGAAGAATATGCGGGTAAATTTCCGACTTGGTTAGCGCCGATGCAAGTTGTTGTCATGAACATTACTGACAAACAGTCGAATTATGCCGATGAAGTAGTCAATTTACTCAAAGAAAACGGAATTCGTGCCTCTAAAGACTTGAGGAATGAGAAAATAGGCTTTAAAATACGTGAGCACACCTTAAGGCGTGTTCCTTATTTATTGGTCGTTGGTGATCAAGAAATGGAAAATAAGGAAGTTGCGGTGCGAACCAGAGATGGTGTTGACTTGGGCAAGATGCGAATCGAAGAGTTCGCGGCCAAGATCAATAAACAAATTTCGCTCCGTAGTCTCATTTTGTTGGAGGATTAG